In Pedobacter sp. SL55, the following proteins share a genomic window:
- a CDS encoding ATP-binding protein, producing the protein MNKRIIKKIAIVGPESTGKSTMATALAKYYQVPWVPEYARYYCEKLTEPCTLQDEVNMFHGQYALEQSVLAMAETDFIICDTTFLTVKIWSDAFFGETPQIVLDALQINSYDFYVLLDIDLPWQDDPLRDFPNQREHFMEVWHKELKALGANYKVVAGIGEERFKNAVEVIDDFLLTEFDN; encoded by the coding sequence GTGAACAAGCGCATTATTAAAAAAATAGCTATCGTTGGTCCAGAGAGCACAGGAAAGTCTACCATGGCTACAGCTTTGGCTAAATATTACCAAGTGCCATGGGTGCCCGAGTATGCCAGGTACTATTGTGAGAAGTTAACCGAACCCTGTACTTTGCAAGATGAGGTTAATATGTTTCACGGGCAATATGCTTTAGAACAGTCTGTATTGGCAATGGCCGAAACAGATTTTATTATCTGTGATACTACTTTTCTAACTGTAAAAATTTGGAGTGATGCTTTTTTTGGAGAAACACCGCAAATTGTGTTAGATGCGCTACAAATAAACTCCTATGATTTTTATGTGTTATTGGATATCGATCTGCCTTGGCAGGATGATCCTTTGAGAGATTTTCCCAACCAACGCGAGCATTTTATGGAAGTGTGGCACAAAGAACTTAAAGCGCTTGGTGCAAATTATAAAGTAGTTGCTGGGATAGGGGAAGAGCGGTTTAAAAATGCAGTAGAAGTAATCGATGATTTTTTGTTAACTGAGTTCGATAATTAA
- a CDS encoding DUF47 domain-containing protein → MSNIFSFFTPKDKKFQPLFEQAGSNVRKIAEALLIVVTTDDIEKRKEAIKEVERLEHVGDDITHTIFIELSKNFITPFDREDIHSLASAIDDIADYIHASAGNIELYNVTNIGEPMVKLAELLVEMCTDLEKAIKELRSFKNIRVIADACVRINSAENQADYTCNLAIARLFEFETNAIELIKQKEVLQTLEIATDKCEDAANVLESILVKNA, encoded by the coding sequence ATGAGCAATATATTTAGCTTCTTTACACCTAAAGACAAAAAATTTCAACCACTGTTTGAGCAAGCAGGAAGTAACGTTAGGAAAATTGCAGAGGCACTTTTAATAGTAGTAACTACTGACGATATCGAAAAAAGAAAAGAAGCCATTAAAGAGGTAGAACGCCTTGAACACGTTGGCGATGACATTACTCACACCATCTTTATCGAATTAAGCAAAAACTTTATCACTCCATTTGATAGGGAAGACATCCACTCGCTAGCTAGCGCTATTGATGATATTGCGGATTATATCCATGCATCGGCAGGAAACATTGAGCTTTACAATGTAACCAATATTGGCGAGCCAATGGTAAAATTAGCAGAGCTACTTGTAGAAATGTGTACCGACCTTGAAAAAGCAATTAAAGAACTAAGAAGCTTTAAAAACATTAGAGTAATTGCTGATGCTTGCGTGAGAATTAACAGCGCAGAAAACCAAGCGGACTACACTTGTAACTTGGCTATTGCCCGTTTGTTCGAATTTGAAACTAACGCAATAGAATTAATTAAGCAAAAAGAGGTGTTACAAACGCTAGAAATTGCAACTGATAAATGTGAAGATGCAGCAAATGTGCTAGAATCTATCTTGGTTAAAAACGCATAA
- a CDS encoding sensor histidine kinase, with translation MKFSVLVLFTALAVGLSIGLVNYHFQGSWYYLLISFGISFGTSFLVFYYLLEKYIYSKIKLIYKQIHNLKLGKDLKEALGEYVSADPINDVQQEVEEWAGAKKKEIELLKKQEQFRREFLSNVSHEFKTPLFAIQGYIETLQDCLLDDPEMAVKFLKKAENNIERLSYLITDLDSISKLETGEIPINYIRFDIVPLIKEVLDILEDKALTTQTKLIFKEKYTAPTIVYADREKIRQVLMNLIQNSIKYGKENGSTSVKIFELHDQYLIEVTDDGMGIEEKHLPRLFERFYRMNSHRSRKEGGTGLGLAIVKHILEAHQQTISVRSTPNIGTTFAFTLQKNHEPLLNYGKK, from the coding sequence ATGAAATTTAGCGTATTGGTTTTATTTACGGCTTTGGCTGTTGGGCTTTCTATTGGCTTGGTAAACTACCACTTTCAGGGCAGTTGGTATTATTTATTGATATCTTTCGGAATTTCATTTGGCACCAGTTTCTTGGTATTTTATTATTTACTAGAAAAATACATCTATAGCAAAATTAAGCTCATTTATAAGCAAATACACAACCTAAAACTCGGCAAAGATTTAAAGGAAGCACTTGGCGAATATGTAAGTGCAGACCCCATTAACGACGTACAACAAGAAGTAGAAGAATGGGCCGGCGCTAAGAAAAAAGAAATTGAACTGTTAAAAAAACAAGAACAGTTTAGGAGAGAATTTCTTTCGAACGTATCTCACGAATTTAAAACACCTCTTTTCGCCATACAAGGATATATTGAAACCCTACAAGATTGCTTGCTAGACGACCCAGAAATGGCGGTTAAATTCTTAAAAAAAGCAGAAAACAATATCGAACGTTTAAGTTACCTCATTACTGATTTAGATTCGATTTCGAAATTAGAAACTGGCGAAATACCCATTAACTACATAAGATTTGATATTGTACCCTTAATTAAAGAGGTGCTCGATATATTGGAAGATAAGGCCTTAACTACACAAACAAAACTGATTTTTAAGGAAAAATATACGGCGCCAACAATAGTGTACGCAGATAGGGAAAAAATTAGACAAGTGCTGATGAACCTCATTCAAAACTCTATCAAATATGGTAAAGAAAACGGTTCTACCTCGGTTAAAATATTTGAGCTGCACGACCAATACCTTATCGAAGTTACTGATGATGGCATGGGCATTGAAGAAAAACATTTACCTCGTTTATTTGAGCGATTTTACAGAATGAACTCGCATCGCTCTAGAAAAGAAGGCGGAACAGGCTTGGGCCTAGCTATTGTAAAACACATTTTAGAAGCGCACCAACAAACCATTTCTGTACGTAGCACACCAAATATTGGAACTACATTTGCCTTCACGCTTCAAAAAAACCACGAACCTTTGTTAAACTACGGTAAAAAATAA
- a CDS encoding inorganic phosphate transporter: MTILLIIIVLALIFDYINGFHDAANAIATIVATKVLTPFQAVVWAAFFNFLAYWVFGFGVADTVAKTANTMEINLTVILAGVIAAIIWNLLTWWFGIPSSSSHTLIGGFAGAAIAHAGLDVVNWYKEGKAGEMPTGVLVIVGFIVLAPLIGAIVSYFISIWLLHSAKKSIWPKVFTLSLMIATIVFVYYQMIPYDKILKPRFESEFWSVVFESHNIKWFLVAFIVLTISSFCLIFSFLSHHQSTKWLRKMQLLSSAAFSLGHGGNDSQKVMGIIAAAVLVYVHQSGVTMDSMPEWLHVVLPGKDANGNEIAAHMPPWIPLACYTAISVGTLSGGWKIVKTMGSKITKVTPFEGVTAETAGALTLYFTEHLKIPVSTTHTITGSIIGSGLTKGTSAVKWGVTVKLIWAWVLTIPVSAALAAILYYILAFFI, encoded by the coding sequence ATGACCATACTCTTAATCATCATTGTTTTAGCGCTGATCTTTGATTACATCAACGGTTTTCATGATGCAGCTAACGCAATTGCAACCATTGTGGCCACAAAGGTACTTACACCTTTCCAAGCTGTGGTATGGGCTGCATTTTTTAACTTTTTAGCCTATTGGGTGTTTGGTTTCGGCGTTGCCGATACTGTTGCCAAAACAGCAAACACCATGGAAATTAACCTTACAGTTATTTTAGCGGGCGTAATAGCGGCTATTATATGGAACTTATTAACCTGGTGGTTCGGTATCCCTTCCAGTTCTTCGCATACCTTAATTGGTGGTTTTGCAGGGGCAGCAATAGCACATGCAGGCTTAGATGTGGTAAACTGGTACAAAGAAGGGAAAGCTGGCGAAATGCCAACAGGTGTTTTGGTAATTGTTGGCTTTATTGTACTTGCACCGCTTATTGGAGCAATTGTATCCTATTTTATTTCTATTTGGTTGCTACACTCTGCAAAGAAGAGCATTTGGCCAAAGGTATTTACGCTTTCGCTGATGATTGCTACTATTGTTTTTGTGTACTATCAAATGATTCCTTATGATAAAATTCTAAAGCCTCGTTTCGAGTCGGAGTTTTGGAGCGTCGTTTTCGAATCGCACAACATCAAATGGTTCTTAGTTGCTTTTATCGTATTAACTATCAGCTCTTTTTGCTTGATTTTTAGTTTCTTAAGCCATCATCAATCTACCAAATGGCTTAGAAAAATGCAGCTATTATCTTCTGCTGCATTCAGTTTAGGCCACGGCGGTAACGACTCGCAAAAAGTAATGGGAATTATTGCTGCTGCAGTTTTAGTTTATGTACACCAAAGTGGGGTTACTATGGATAGTATGCCAGAATGGCTACACGTAGTACTGCCCGGAAAAGATGCTAACGGTAACGAAATAGCGGCCCACATGCCACCTTGGATCCCATTGGCTTGTTATACCGCAATATCTGTTGGAACTTTAAGTGGTGGTTGGAAAATTGTTAAAACAATGGGTTCAAAAATTACAAAAGTAACCCCATTTGAAGGCGTAACCGCAGAAACAGCGGGTGCTCTAACACTTTACTTTACCGAACACCTAAAAATTCCGGTAAGTACAACGCACACCATCACAGGATCTATTATTGGCTCGGGCTTAACAAAAGGAACTTCTGCCGTAAAATGGGGAGTAACCGTTAAATTGATATGGGCTTGGGTTTTAACCATTCCTGTTTCGGCAGCTTTGGCAGCGATATTATATTACATTTTAGCTTTCTTTATTTAA
- the pnuC gene encoding nicotinamide riboside transporter PnuC: MFILEADIWQQFIQQLQQTSWLEWLGFVSTIACIYLAAKENILNWPISIISIVISAVLYFQSHLFGDFALQFYFLFTAFYGWWFWIKKKKEVAKPIVSIKAIHWLTIMAAVLVFTGVLGYLLDQYTPTNVPYEDGFCTAVSLVAQIMLTRKILENWILWIIVDICYVPLLIYKNLNVYAMLYTILVIIALKGHLDWKKTYREQAHY; this comes from the coding sequence ATGTTTATACTCGAAGCCGACATTTGGCAGCAATTTATCCAACAACTTCAGCAAACTTCTTGGTTAGAATGGTTGGGCTTTGTGAGTACCATCGCATGTATTTATTTAGCTGCAAAAGAAAATATCCTAAACTGGCCAATATCTATCATAAGTATTGTAATTAGTGCGGTCTTATATTTTCAAAGCCATTTGTTTGGAGATTTCGCATTGCAGTTTTACTTTCTTTTTACTGCATTTTATGGTTGGTGGTTTTGGATAAAAAAGAAAAAGGAAGTGGCAAAGCCTATTGTAAGTATAAAAGCAATACATTGGCTAACAATTATGGCAGCTGTTTTAGTGTTTACCGGAGTTTTGGGTTATTTGCTAGATCAGTATACGCCAACCAATGTACCCTACGAAGATGGTTTTTGTACCGCCGTAAGTTTGGTGGCGCAAATTATGCTAACTAGAAAAATATTAGAAAATTGGATTTTATGGATTATCGTAGACATCTGCTATGTGCCATTGTTAATATACAAGAACTTAAATGTTTATGCGATGCTATATACAATTTTAGTTATCATTGCTCTAAAAGGACATTTGGATTGGAAAAAAACTTATCGTGAACAAGCGCATTATTAA